TGCACAGGCAGTAGTGAACACATTTGTTGTCAACATTTACTCTAAAACAGAATTAAATGAAATTCTGAAAACAGGCATGGCTTTTTCATCATGACCACAGTGAAGTGAAGGGTTGAAACATAAAGGGGTGCCATCATGACCACAGTGAAGTGATGGGTTGAAACATAAAGGGGTGCCATCATGACCACACAGTGAAGTGATGGGTTGAAACAAAGGGGTGCCATCATGACCACACAGTGAAGTGATGGGTTGAAACATAAAGGGGTGCCATCATGACCACACAGTGAAGTGATGGGTTGAAACATAAAGGGGTGCCATTAAAATGCACGGTGTGCCATGTGTAAAGAGACAAATGACCAGCTCCTGAACCACAGGAAACAGAGAAGGGGAAGAAGGGCTGTGAATGGAGAAGAGACAGTAATTACCCCCATTCATCTTCATGGGACCCCAGCACCCTGTTATGGAGACACGCCCCTAGCGGAGTGCATCCCCACGTTTGATACATCTCTCCTTAAATGATCCACCACCGGTGGATAGGGCCTCCATCACTCCTTACGCTACCATTCATCATCTCATTAAGAGTATGGGCCAGGGGTGGGTTGAGGACACCCAACATTGTGGGAGACTTTGAGCTCTACCAAAGACAAGCGGTATGGGGTAGGTTACGGGTAGGTTATGGTTGTTTATGGTAGGCCTACGTCCAGTCACATTGGATAatgattaaaaaaaatcacaaattggTTAAATGCAGATgccatttttggggggggaaatATTTTGATCACAGGCCACAATCCCTTTACCATTTGAGCGATATGTATGTTTCTGCTACTGTTGCGTTAGGTCAACAATGTAATAGGAAGCCAAATATTTTGTTGTTTGAAATTAAATCTATCATCAGTCTGTATTTATGTACCCATGTATGTATCTCTGTATTTGTTTACATATGCGAAGAGGATCCATTCGTGTGAGTTAATTTGGTTAAAATGCAACAGTGATTATGTGACGGCACACAGGAAATTCAGTGACATTAAAACTGAACTCTTTGCTGCAAAGTGAGCAGAAATAAAGACTCTCTCTGGATTACCCCATCCCCCCAGCCCAGGTGGATTCATCTTTTTAGAAGCCACaagcatctctctctttttccgcAGACACAGAGGAGCAGGGCACTGAGCCAACGAGTCTCGTAGTGCTCCAAACACATCACTAACCGGATCTCCATGTGGTACATTCATTACCGTAAAATACGCCGCCACTCCCCGCTGAACGCTCTACACTCACCGCCATCGCATTTTCGCcagcccccctccctccataAAACCGCTTACGCCGACAGTTCTGAATTGGGCTGTGTCCAAGTTTAACATTAGTGGGTGGGAGCTGTAAGAGTGATCACAGCCACAAATTATGCTCCAGTGATAGAATCTGCACATGGATTATTCCGTACTCTGCAGTCAGTAAACTCTCTACCATGAAGACGCTGGTTACACCATTGACTTACAATACAGTCTAAACCAGTTAAATATCCCTCTCTTTCATTTGGATGTGATATCCCATTGTCCTTTGAACTTTACAGTGATCACTCAAGTGATTTATCAAGGTAAATTGACAAATGGAAACTCAAAGCAAGATCTGAATTGATATAACAAATGTGTCATAGTTCCTCCCAAAACGTTGCAGCACAGCCTTCTCATCCAATCAgttttgttgttgctttttaTTTTACAGTATAAACAGTAGGACATCACTGCTGGTAAATTGTATCTTTTTAGATTCACTGCACTTTTGATTTGGAATTCGTCTTCATAGCTCGTTTTAAAGAGGAGATGCTGACAAATCTGATTATTGGTGCCAAATTCTGGATGAAGTACTTTTCATTGTTTATTTCCAACAAGAGAGGTCTATATTTGGGCCCATATGATTGTTATTTCTTCTTTGTCAACAAATATTAATGCTGACTATGCAAATGTTATATCAAAGCcaaacatggtgtgtgtgtgtcagtgaaggCTCCTCAGTGGGAAGGGGAGGaccctcctcagtgaatttcataaaaatacaattgtaaaacatttaaaaatgtatccTTTTTTGATAAAacatactaaatataatcacatcaccaaataattgattaaaacacaatattttgcaatgaaggtctgcagtagcctcaacagcactctgttggGTAGCACCAtgatgtagccggaggacagctagcttctgtcctcctctaggTACATTGACATCAATATAAAACCTAGGAGGCTGATGGTTTCCACCTCCTTCCATAGACTTATGTAAGGAGGGGAAAAataaattgaagtgggtctaggatgtcaggtaatgtagaggtgatatgatacttgactagtctctcaaagcacttcatgatgacagaagtgagtgctacggggcgatggtaactgaactaaatgacttttgggagagggagagattgaatatgtcagtattcagccatattcccagtcacctcgccatggttaaatgcgagtGTTACAAtacctgatgtctctctggaaggaaatcctcgccctgagctcgtcaactttattatccagagactgaacatcagcgagtaatatacttggaagcggtgggtggtgtgcgtgtCTCCTAAGTCAGACTATAAGTCCCCTACCTCTCCTCCGCCAGCTGTGTTTTGGGTCAGTCTCTTGAATcagattgagaaccacacccggccaaacacaaagcaacagaaaacatagaaataaagaaactagactgcccaccctagtcacaccctggcctaaccaaaatagagaataaaaacctctctatggccagggcgtgacacattttGATGTCCTACTGTTGGAACTAATGATTACATCCTATATCAGCTAGACACAGGCAAGAGTGTGTAAGGCGGCATTGAACGTGTCTCAGTCTGTGCaagtgtcactgtctgtcacctaaaAAAAATGTTGACCTGTGCTCActtacattgtaaactttcattcataggctaggttgtagcaaccacGTGATGGTTaaagggaaaatttgagtatcatgtagtagcctaaacctatcactgttacattgaactgggtgaatagaatatgacagtcatccaatatgctgtaatagaaataagtcCATGCTCAAGAAAAAAAGTGTCCTCCCTcctcttaaacggcactgactgccattggactttgtgtgtgtgtgtgtgtgtgtgtgtgtgtgtgtgtgtgtgtgtgtgtgtgtgtgtgtgtgtgtactagtagGTGGAGGTAAATGTTTATCCTGGCATCCTGCTGAAGTGACCAAACTTAATGTACACCATGTGAGAACTCACAAGACATAATTATAAGATTAAATGAGCGCAATGTAGAAGGGGTCACAGGAATGAGGCAGGGTACAGTGACACTCATGCAATTTAAACATTCATTTTACATGTGTTTATAAAAGAGTGGAGAAATTTTAATATTTAATCAAAAGGCAATATGAATGTCCTCTATAGCTGCACTCACTGGGGTTGGCAAACACTGAATCAAACCTTATGCATCTCCATCTCTAATCTCCATGGGAAGTCATGTTTGGTGCCAGGGCCTCCTGTTTTTCCCATCCTCTGCCAACACCCCCCAGTAGATACCATGTACATTATCCTCATCCACACCATCACTTACCTCGATGTCTTTCCACCAGCAGGCAGGAGGTGCTTGTCGACTAATGTGGTTCAGTTATTATCTCTCCTTTCCAACTCAACTCATCTTGTCCACACAGTAACTCTAGAAGTGAAGGTCCCAGCATAGAAAATGAGTTTGGGTTCATGTTAGTCAGTTCATATTTTGTTATCTATTTACAGATCCTCAGATCATTTTGATATATTTTGTGATAACTAGATTGGTTTATCTTATGATGTCCTACTTCATTTTGTTCAATCTTTATATCTCTCAGTCAGAAATAGACCAAGGCAATGTGCTTGCCATGCCATCCCTTATATTCTAACTGCTAACAAGCCTATTTGCCAGTGACTGACATTGATTTGATCCCTAAAGCCCTGAGCTTGGCACTGGATTGTTCCTAAGCAAATTAAGCCTCTATCATACCCACCCCcaccttcacccctctcctcctcctgccatGGGAACCCTACATCTTTAATGATGATGTTTTGAGCAGATCCCGCAACACAAAAGCGGTGACATCTGTCTCAGTAAGTGCTGCACTCAAGATCCCCCCCTTTGTTCTATCTCCTCTTCTTGAAAATAAATCTAAACTAAAAGAGTTGTGGGAGGGAGCTGCTAAAAGAGGAAAGCGGGGAGAAGTTGAAACAAAGAACCATTCTTTCAAAGTGTGTTTTCTGGATAATTCCCCATACAGCATTCCTAATGTTCAAAAAAGGTGTTAGAGTTTATACTTCTCTCCTGGTTCTGGTTTTGGCTCTGTTGCCCACCAGCCCACTGCTGGTTCCAGGCCCCACTTGGATCTTGAAAGGACATTTTCCCCAGATTAATTTATACATTTGAAACTCAAACCCATTGAAAAATAGTTTTCAAGCTAAAAGTGGCTTGCAAGAGTGTATGATGGTGGACTCATGAGCGATGTTGAGATGATCATCATAATTTAGGTCTGTGGCAGAATTGAACTTCATAAGAAAACAAATAAATCAGTTATTGAGCATCGCTCTATTTCATATGCACATGAGCTCTTAAACTAGTGTTACCTTTTCCAGAACGACTTCCACTGATAAGACTGATTGGATACAGTCAACATTCTGTAGCATATGGTACAACTTTTCAAAATGTAGGCAATTTTGACCTAAACTTCATTATATGCTATGGATAAAAATTTGGCAACACAATAATATTTGTTATAATTATAACACTGACTGGGCCTTGATAAGCTCTGATCCTCTTGCTTATGACGATGGCAACAATAAAGGACAGGCGATGTTGTAGTCAGCTATGAGCAATCAAATGTGACGCAACGAGGGTCCTCCGAACTTTGCCACAAAAAATGGCAACCTCCATgttgtgtaggaggacagcaATATTTAGCTGGGCTATTCGAAATGTTTCACCCTTAAAATCGTATAATCCTGCCAGCTCACACTGCGGGCTTCTACATCAGATAGCAAATTATAACCCTAAACCACTGAAATTAAATTTGAAAGATCCGTACATACCAGATAGGGAAAGCGAGAAAACTCCGGAATGGCAGAAGACAGCGAAGTATGACCGCAAGCTATTCGGGCGGTATGGCTCTTCGTCGGGAATCGACCCTGCAAAGCTGTGGCCCAGCCATGCCCAGCTCGAGGAGATAATagcagaggagagggaatggAACCCTCCGCTCCAGGTGATGCTGAAGAACGTCGAGGCGAAAACGAAGGAAGCCAATGCGAAACGTCTCGCGAAGTAAACATCCATGCTAATACTAGCTATCTTTTTAGGACCTGTCAAATGACATGTTTGTTTCTACGCAACGTGCTATACTAGATAACATTGAGAGAAATTGAGAATGGTAGTTACTGCATGACATTTGCCTATATGACTCAAGGCAACTAGTTACATGGGCATGACATCTCTCAATGAGAGGCCTCATGTATGTATAACATAAATATGCTCAACAGTCTGATAGGCTTTGGTTCCAATTCATATTGTTATTTGATAGTGTTGTGGAAGTACAGCATTTCCTTGACAGGTGGATAAATCTCTCTAACCATACCTTTTTATAGTAGCTTTTATGATGACATGATACTTGGCGAACACCCCCTCCAATCTTCTTTTACAGAGAGAAACTGGTTGCAGCCAATATGGCCAAGATGCCTAAGATGGTGGCTGACTGGAGGAAGGAAAAACGGGAGGCGAAACAGAAGTTGAAAGATGAGAAGGCCCGTCGTGAAAGGCTGCTAGCCGAGGCCAGAGAACGCTTTGGCTATGCTATGGACCCCCGAAGCCCCAAATTCCTGGAGATGGTCAGTGAAATcgaaaaggaggagaagaagaaaaggaagctGATGAAACGTAGACTAAAAGAAGAACAGAGCCACGCCCCTCCTGCTTCCTTGGCTGATTCCTCATCATAAGGCACTGACTTTGTAAATATGACTATTTAGTCAACTTTGTAAATGTATTGTTGTCAACTGTGTTTTGAGTTTGGCTGCTATAATGAATAAAACGCACTAGAACTAGGTCTAATGTCTCATCATACTTTACTGACTGATCATACTTTACTGACTAGTTATAGACTAGTAGCTAGTATAGGAAGAATGATTTTGTGATATTAACATGTTTATTATTGGAAAACAATTACACAATATTAAAAACAGGCAAAATCCCACATTTAGCCATTTGGCAAACTTTTCTTATCCAGAGACGCAGCAGGAAAAACAAAGAATCACAATCTTGACTAACAGTCTGTCCTCACAGATTAAGGGAAGCTGTATGTCACATTTGACCAGCAGTCCTCTGTGGATCGCTTATAGATGCAGGGGTGGCGGGCCACATCGTTCTGTGTACCAGTTGTAGAAGTATGCTACATGGCTGATCCCTGGAGGTAGAATGACAGGTGTAGGGGTGGCGTTGTGCCTTTCTTGTTAACTGCTGCAAAAAGCTATACTCTGTGGGGTTCCGAGCAGAGGCCAGGGTTCCTTGCAGGTTGTAGCAATGAAACTGCATGGTGCCACTCAGAGTTCACAAAGAGGATACAGTTTGATGGCTGTATAACCTTGTAGAgtcaattttgcacgcccaatttttcagtttttgatttgttaaaaaagtttgaaatatccaataaatgtcgttccacttcatgattgtgtcccacttgttgattcttcacaaaaaaatagttttatatctttgtttgaagcctgaaatgtggcaaaaggtcgcaaagttcaagagggccgaatactttcgcaaggcactgtagtgcacACTGTTGTGCAGActgtatgtaacctttatttaactaggcaagtcagtgaagaacaaattctcatttataatgacggcctaccgcggAACAgtgcattgttcaggggcagaagaacAGATTTTTAACTCGTCAgctggggattcaatccagcaaccattgagtta
This genomic stretch from Oncorhynchus clarkii lewisi isolate Uvic-CL-2024 chromosome 13, UVic_Ocla_1.0, whole genome shotgun sequence harbors:
- the LOC139423977 gene encoding large ribosomal subunit protein mL64-like, whose translation is MATSMLCRRTAIFSWAIRNVSPLKSYNPASSHCGLLHQIANYNPKPLKLNLKDPYIPDRESEKTPEWQKTAKYDRKLFGRYGSSSGIDPAKLWPSHAQLEEIIAEEREWNPPLQVMLKNVEAKTKEANAKRLAKEKLVAANMAKMPKMVADWRKEKREAKQKLKDEKARRERLLAEARERFGYAMDPRSPKFLEMVSEIEKEEKKKRKLMKRRLKEEQSHAPPASLADSSS